The genome window GCCAATCGCGAGTACCTGGTGTTGGCCTCGCATCTGTCGCTGGCCGAGATTCCTGAAGAATCCGGCAGCGGTGTGATCTATGAATGCGTCAACGAAATGGAAGTGCAGCCTACGGACGAAGTGTTCCGTATGCCGCGCCAGACGCCCAAGCCCGTGGTCAGCGGCCCGCAGTCCGGGCTTGTGGTCGGCCCGAAAGGCAAAGAGGTCTGGACGGACGAGTTCGGCCGGGTAAAGGTACGCTTTCTGTGGGACCGCTACGCGCGTAACGATGCTTCCGACTCGTGTTGGGTGCGTGTGAACCAGGCCTGGGCCGGCGCGAATTTCGGGGGGATGTATATCCCCCGTATCGGCCAGGAAGTGGTTATCAGTTTCATGAACGGCGATCCCGATCGTCCGATCATTCTGGGTGGCTTGTACAACAGTGTCACCCGTCCGCCTTGGGATCTGCCTGCCGAAGCCACCAAGAGCGGCATCAAGACGCGCAGCTTGGAAGGCGGCAGGGAAAACTACAACGGCATCCGCTTTGAAGATAAGCGGGGCGCCGAAGAATTCTACGTGCAGGCCGAACGCAACATGGTGCGCCTGACCAAGGGCGCCGAGCTGCACAACGTTTCGCTGACCTACGGCCAAGTGGTGGGCTTGACTCACTCGACGGCCGTCGGCGGCATGCTGAGCAGCATGGTTGGCGGCGCCGCGTCCTACAACGTGGGCGGCGCGATGTCGACCCAGGTTGGGGGGATTTGCGGGCTGAATGTGGGCGGCGCTTATGCCGTCAACGTGGGCGCCATGGCCAACCTCAACGTGGGCGCAGCGTACGCGCTGAATGCAGGAGCCGCTATTGCGATTACCTGCGGCAAAGCCTCTATCAATATGATGGCGGATGGCTCGATCACGATTGCTGGCACGTCGATCAAAATGACGGGTACGCAAGAGGTCATCGTGCAAGGTACGCCTTTGCTGCTGAACCCTGGAGTCCAGGCGAAGGGCTTCGGTTTTGGTCTTGCCGCCGTCGTGCCGCCGCTGTTCGTACCGACGATTGGTATTCCGGACGGCGGTGGCGGAGATGGGGGCGTACGGCCTACTGATCCGCCGCCGCCAGGACCGACGCCGCCGGAGCCGACGCCGCCTGAACCGACGCCGCCTGAACCGACGCCGCCTGAGCCGACGCCGCCGGAACCGACGCCGCCGGAACCGACGCCGCCGGAACCGACACCGCCAGAACCGACGCCGCCAGAACCGACGCCGCCAGAACCGACGCCGCCGGAGCCGACGCCGCCTGAGCCGACGCCGCCTGAGCCGACGCCGCCAGAACCGACGCCGCCTGAGCCGACGCCGCCGATCCCGACGCCGCCTGAACCGACGCCGCCGGAACCGACGCCGCCTGAACCGACGCCGCCTGAACCGACGCCGCCTGAACCGACGCCGCCGGAACCGACGCCGCCGGAACCGACGCCGCCAGAACCGACGCCGCCAGAACCGACGCCGCCAGAACCGACGCCGCCAGAACCGACGCCGCCGGAACCGACGCCGCCAGAGCCGACGCCGCCAGAGCCGACGCCGCCTGAACCGACGCCGCCGGAGCCGACGCCGCCGGAGCCGACGCCGCCTGAACCGACGCCGCCAGAGCCGACGCCGCCTGAACCGACGCCGCCTGAACCGACGCCGCCAGAGCCGACGCCGCCTGAACCGACGCCGCCGGAGCCGACGCCGCCAGAACCGACGCCGCCGGAGCCGACGCCGCCGGAACCGACGCCGCCAGAACCGACGCCGCCGGAACCGACGCCGCCTGAACCGACGCCGCCTGAACCGACGCCGCCTGAACCGACGCCGCCTGAACCGACGCCGCCTGAACCGACGCCGCCGGAGCCGACGCCGCCAGAACCGACGCCGCCAGAACCGACGCCGCCGGAGCCGACGCCGCCGGAACCGACGCCGCCAGAACCGACGCCGCCTGAACCGACGCCGCCTGAACCGACGCCGCCGGAACCGACGCCGCCGGAACCGACGCCGCCAGAACCGACGCCGCCGGAACCGACGCCGCCGGAACCGACGCCGCCGGAACCGACGCCGCCAGAACCGACGCCGCCAGAACCGACGCCGCCTGAACCGACGCCGCCTGAGCCGACGCCGCCGGAACCGACGCCGCCAGAACCGACGCCGCCAGAACCGACGCCGCCGGAACCGACGCCGCCGGAACCGACGCCGCCGGAGCCGACGCCGCCGGAGCCGACGCCGCCAGAGCCGACGCCGCCTGAACCGACGCCGCCGGAGCCGACGCCGCCAGAGCCGACGCCGCCGGAGCCGACGCCGCCAGAACCGACGCCGCCGGAGCCGACGCCGCCAGAACCGACGCCGCCTGAACCGACGCCGCCTGAGCCGACGCCGCCGGAGCCGACGCCGCCTGAGCCGACGCCGCCGGAGCCGACGCCGCCGGAGCCGACGCCGCCGGAGCCGACGCCGCCGGAGCCGACGCCGCCGGAGCCGACGCCGCCTGAACCGACGCCGCCAGCGCCGACGCCACCGGCGCCAACGCCTGAGCCACCGACTCCAACTGAGTCGGAACTCTGAGTGTTGCTTAAGTAACCCGCCGGACGGCTTATGCCGTCCGGCTGTTTCCAGGAGAGAACAATGGCAATTTTTCCTGCAGTGCGCATGGGCGACAAGATCGCTCACGGCGGCAGCATCTTGACCGGGTCACCGGACGTATTCATCAACGATTTACCGGCTGCCTTCAAAGGCGCTTCCGCAGTCTGCTGTGGACTTCATATCTCTGCGCAAGTGGTCGCGGTGGGAGCGCCGCTGGTCTATATCAACGGCTTGAACGCAGCACATATGGCGTGTTGTTCGTCTTGTGGATCGCCGGCAGCGACGGCATCCCCTGATGTGTTTATTGGCGAATGAGCGATAAAGAATGACGGCGATTGGCGGACTTGCGGGACGCTTGACCGCGTTTCCCGGTGAACGGATTGAAAAGTTGAACCTGGCTCCGCCGCATGGCTGGTGGCGGAGAAGCGAGGCCGGCGTGCTGCTGCGGCGCTTGCCTGCGGCCGCGCTTGCAGGCTTGGGACCGGGTGGCATCGACATCCGTAGCGGCCATTTGCTGCGCGATGCTGAGAAGCAGCGCGACGTGTTACCCGCCGGGCCCATGGCGCCCGGGGTCGCGCGCTTCTACGACAGCCGCATAACGCGGTCGGGAAACTTTGGCCCGGGCTGGCGTGCGCTTTGGGAGATATGCCTGCAAGCGCGTGGCGATACGCTGGCCTATCACGACGAGTGGGGCCGCGTGTTGGTGTTGCCGCGCCCGCAACCGGGGCACCAGGTCATTCTTGTGGCGGAATCACTGACGCTGGCGTGTTTGGAAGACGGCAGTTTTATAGTGGCGGATTTGCAACCAGCCTATCGCCACTTCGGGCCGTTCGACGAGACCGGCACTGCCAGTCTGGCCGAGATTGAATATTTGGATGGCAGCCGTACAACGGTGCGGCGCAACCAAGCAGGAAAATTGCTTGCGCTGGTGAGCCGGACGGAAGCGGGAGTGTGGTTTAGCCTGGACGCGCAAGATCGCATCCAGGCCGTCGCGCGCGGGCCGCAGTCGAGTCCCAGCGCCACCTTTGTTTACGGCGCTGATGGCAGACTTGCCCGCGTCGAACAAGGGCGGGGCAAGGTAGTCCGGCGTTATGGATACCAGGATGGCAAGCTGTCCGAAATCACCGATCGCCACGGAACAAGTTCCATCCGGTGGCGCGGCGCGGGTTCGGCAAGCCAGATTGCGGGGCTGCGCAGCCCGGACGGTCAGATGTGGCTGCTACACCGCGACGAGAGCGCGGGAGCCGTGCGTCTCGAAGGTTCGGATGGTAGTGAACTTCGATGGCGGTTCGACACGAACGGCCGAGTGACCGAATATCAGGATACGACGGGTGCGGTCTACGGCGTGGAATACAGCGCATTGGGACGTCCGGCAGGCGTAGAGACGCCGCTTGGGCGCTACGCCTTTGAATACGATGATTTTGGCCGTATCGCGCAAGAGACGGGGCCTGGGGGCACGTTGCGCCGGGTGAGCTATGCCTACGCCACCCGGCGGCCCATGATGCTGGTACGTGAGAGCGGGCGCCATTGGTTCTGGCTGCGCGACGCCTGTTTGCGCCCTGTGCAGCGGCGTGCGCCGGACGGCGATGTCACCGACTATGCCCATGACCCCGCGACTGCGCCTCAAATGCGCAGTCAGACCCCCGCGGGCGAAATCCGCCACACCTACGATGCACTAGGCCGACTCAGCCTTCGGGAAATGCCCGATGGCGGCATCGCGCGTTACGCATGGACTGCGACCGGGCA of Achromobacter seleniivolatilans contains these proteins:
- a CDS encoding type VI secretion system Vgr family protein produces the protein MMANESTPVLNQARTVQIRGAGLPAGMGQQPMLRLQSLDGQERMGELFTYEVFLRTPNDTQVPLPVSANIDLKEMIGKELTVSVQLSDNSPREITGLVVKAGFVRQEGDYNLYRVLMRPWLWLATQTTDFKIFQDQSVVEIIDHVLKDYPYPVEKRLDIEKYAIQPESDTNEPRNFQVQYGETDFDFIQRLMEEWGIYWFFEHTEGAHRLVLCDHVGAHRPPDSPAYQQVAMHAQGGHFDVDVFRQFGVDERLFPGRVVVDDFDFTRPRMLLATSSHQPRDTSWSEGEIFEWPGDYTDSKHGALISRVRMEERRARGVRSRGFGNVRGLAAGQTFELTGHLYDRANREYLVLASHLSLAEIPEESGSGVIYECVNEMEVQPTDEVFRMPRQTPKPVVSGPQSGLVVGPKGKEVWTDEFGRVKVRFLWDRYARNDASDSCWVRVNQAWAGANFGGMYIPRIGQEVVISFMNGDPDRPIILGGLYNSVTRPPWDLPAEATKSGIKTRSLEGGRENYNGIRFEDKRGAEEFYVQAERNMVRLTKGAELHNVSLTYGQVVGLTHSTAVGGMLSSMVGGAASYNVGGAMSTQVGGICGLNVGGAYAVNVGAMANLNVGAAYALNAGAAIAITCGKASINMMADGSITIAGTSIKMTGTQEVIVQGTPLLLNPGVQAKGFGFGLAAVVPPLFVPTIGIPDGGGGDGGVRPTDPPPPGPTPPEPTPPEPTPPEPTPPEPTPPEPTPPEPTPPEPTPPEPTPPEPTPPEPTPPEPTPPEPTPPEPTPPEPTPPEPTPPIPTPPEPTPPEPTPPEPTPPEPTPPEPTPPEPTPPEPTPPEPTPPEPTPPEPTPPEPTPPEPTPPEPTPPEPTPPEPTPPEPTPPEPTPPEPTPPEPTPPEPTPPEPTPPEPTPPEPTPPEPTPPEPTPPEPTPPEPTPPEPTPPEPTPPEPTPPEPTPPEPTPPEPTPPEPTPPEPTPPEPTPPEPTPPEPTPPEPTPPEPTPPEPTPPEPTPPEPTPPEPTPPEPTPPEPTPPEPTPPEPTPPEPTPPEPTPPEPTPPEPTPPEPTPPEPTPPEPTPPEPTPPEPTPPEPTPPEPTPPEPTPPEPTPPEPTPPEPTPPEPTPPEPTPPEPTPPEPTPPEPTPPEPTPPEPTPPEPTPPEPTPPEPTPPEPTPPEPTPPEPTPPEPTPPAPTPPAPTPEPPTPTESEL
- a CDS encoding PAAR domain-containing protein, translated to MAIFPAVRMGDKIAHGGSILTGSPDVFINDLPAAFKGASAVCCGLHISAQVVAVGAPLVYINGLNAAHMACCSSCGSPAATASPDVFIGE